In Candidatus Synechococcus calcipolaris G9, the genomic window GTTAGACGGCGATCAGATTTTGCATGAGGGAGATCCATTTCACTCTGGTAAGCGATGGGAACATCATGGCCGGTCTGCCTACGGATTGATGTGGGCCTGGGATGATCCATCAGAAGATCGCCCTGGTAAGGGATGGATTTGTATAAAGGGGTCATACCTGAGTTACATGGAACCTGAGGCCGTGCAGTGCCTCCTCAGGATTTTGATTTTGGATTATGGGGTCAAGACAACCCGCTTAGACTTTGCCCTAGACGATTACAGTAAGGCAGTTACGCCCTATCAGGTGCTACAGGCTGGTTTTGCCCGTCAGTTTGCCAGGTTTAAGCGGCCGCCACGGTTTAGTGGTGATGCTGCGGATGGCTCGCTCACGGTAACGTTTGGATCTAGGTTCAGTGACAAACTTCTCAGGGTCTACGACAAGGCTAAGGAATCCAAGGGCGAGATAGATGCAATCCGCTGGGAGATTGAATTTAAGGACGAAGTAGCCCATGCTCACGCTTGCCAGTTCATAGACTGCCCATGGGCAGAACTCCCCTACGAGTTTGTGGCCCAGGCGGTAGTTGGCTCAATCGAGTTTTGCGAGGTTGGGGAGGGGCGACGCTCTTTTAGTAGCTACTGCTTGCTGCCCTGGTGGGAGGCGTTCAAAGCCGCTATTGGCTCTATCCGTCTGCCAGTGCCGCGAAAGCCCCAAACTTTGGAACGTAGACGGCAATGGATGCGATCGGCCTGGAGTAAAACCCTAGCTGGGATGTCACTGGTATTTGGATCAGAAGTGGTGGTTAGGGGTATCGTTGCCGGTCTAATGCAGACCGGACGCGATCGCCTCACGTCTACCGACCTAAATTTGTTCAAAGTCTGGCAATATGAGCATGAATTGCAGTGTCAAACGTAATCTATGTTAGATTTTAGATAACGTTACGAAAACCAGGCATGGCACAATCTAATCGTGGTGGATACCGTGAGGGAAGCGGTCGCCCTAGTAATTGGAATCTAAAACCAATTACGGTAATAAAAATTCCTTTACCGATTAAAGAAGAGGTTTTAGAAATAGCACATCAGTTAGATTCCCTTTCCGAAATTGATCCATCAGACCGGAAAGAGTATGAAACCGTTACGATACCTAAAACCGAGTTACAGAGCTTAATTAAGGCTATTTGGTCAGATCCAAAAATCAATAGAGATAAACGTGACCAAGCGGCAATTCGTAAAGCCTTAACAATTCTTTACGATAGGCTAGATTCTAGCTACTCTCGATCTAACTTAAACTGTGCAGTTTATAATAAATTAAGCGAAAAAGAACAAGTCGATTATGCTTTATCGTTATTATGATGCAAACTAATTTAATATGCCCCTATAAGCGTTGTAGGAGTTGCTATCTTGAATATGAAGGCTATCCTTTATTCTGTAAAGACTGCCTAACGTGGACAAAGTTAGAAGCTCATATACCGACAATGGAACGAATTGAAACGCGGAATAATCGTCAAATATCCCTATTGGATTTTGTCCCAGGCGAATTGAGGGAAGTTGCTTAAAGCCAGTATGGGCAAGAATCTGCCGGCAGATTTGGCTATTATAAGACCTTCTTTTTCTGAATTGATTATTGATAGAAATAGCAAATATATCAATAAATTTATTTCTGAGGTGATAAACTGATAGTAATACGCTCTGCTGGGAAGCAACGTAGGCCAGGCGAAAGCTAAAACAGGCCCAGGTAAGGCTATTCACTGCGAATCCCCTGCCTGGGTTTTGTTTGGCCCCTGGCTATCGCTTGGTCAAAATCCTGGGGAGTCCTGAGGGGCAAAGCCCCTCGTGTAATCTGGGGGATGACGCACGAACCCTATAGGGGTCGGGCCGAGCGAATAAGTGTTTTGAGCCTTGGCCGCCTGGCGTTGAAGTTTTCCAGGTTGATCGCATTTCCTGGTTATTTTCTGAGAAAGGTATGGAAATAACCTATTAGAAAAACTGATGAGTCAGCCTACCACGCGGTAGCTTTTGTGAGAGAAAAGTATAAGTAGACTTATCATTGAGCTTTTTCTCTAACGGTAATGTTAGATAAACCTCTTATGTGATAGGGCGATAGATAGCTCTGACTTATACCCGATCGCTGATGCCTGTCTTATCTACCTAGCGGTTAGCTCTATTTGTCTAGATTTGCTGTGATAAAAATAAAAGAAGGCCGCGATAACGGCCTTCCCAAAAAAACAAAAAATATCTATCCCTATTTTATCGTGATTAACTTAAATTCCAATACCCAACCAATTAGACTTCCTAATATAGTTTCTCCCTTTAGAGAAATATATGATTCTGGGTTAACCCCCCCTACTAACAGGGGGTCAGAATGCAATTTTGTATCACACGGATACCATTTATCAGAGAATTTTAGCAGTCGAATTGATTGGTTCCAGGGGACGTTTGTTCTAGAGAATCTTGAAACCCTCTCAGCAATGAAAAAGCTGATCATGTTAGACGGCGATCAGATTTTGCATGAGGGAGATCCATTTCACTCTGGTAAGCGATGGGAACATCATGGCCGGTCTGCCTACGGATTGATGTGGGCCTGGGATGATCCATCAGAAGATCGCCCTGGTAAGGGATGGATTTGTATAAAGGGGTCATACCTGAGTTACATGGAACCTGAGGCCGTGCAGTGCCTCCTCAGGATTTTGATTTTGGATTATGGGGTCAAGACAACCCGCTTAGACTTTGCCCTAGACGATTACAGTAAGGCAGTTACGCCCTATCAGGTGCTACAGGCTGGTTTTGCCCGTCAGTTTGCCAGGTTTAAGCGGCCGCCACGGTTTAGTGGTGATGCTGCGGATGGCTCGCTCACGGTAACGTTTGGATCTAGGTTCAGTGACAAACTTCTCAGGGTCTACGACAAGGCTAAGGAATCCAAGGGCGAGATAGATGCAATCCGCTGGGAGATTGAATTTAAGGACGAAGTAGCCCATGCTCACGCTTGCCAGTTCATAGACTGCCCATGGGCAGAACTCCCCTACGAGTTTGTGGCCCAGGCGGTAGTTGGCTCAATCGAGTTTTGCGAGGTTGGGGAGGGGCGACGCTCTTTTAGTAGCTACTGCTTGCTGCCCTGGTGGGAGGCGTTCAAAGCCGCTATTGGCTCTATCCGTCTGCCAGTGCCGCGAAAGCCCCAAACTTTGGAACGTAGACGGCAATGGATGCGATCGGCCTGGAGTAAAACCCTAGCTGGGATGTCACTGGTATTTGGATCAGAAGTGGTGGTTAGGGGTATCGTTGCCGGTCTAATGCAGACCGGACGCGATCGCCTCACGTCTACCGACCTAAATTTGTTCAAAGTCTGGCAATATGAGCATGAATTGCAGTGTCAAACGTAATCTATGTTAGATTTTAGATAACGTTACGAAAACCAGGCATGGCACAATCTAATCGTGGTGGATACCGTGAGGGAAGCGGTCGCCCTAGTAATTGGAATCTAAAACCAATTACGGTAATAAAAATTCCTTTACCGATTAAAGAAGAGGTTTTAGAAATAGCACATCAGTTAGATTCCCTTTCCGAAATTGATCCATCAGACCGGAAAGAGTATGAAACCGTTACGATACCTAAAACCGAGTTACAGAGCTTAATTAAGGCTATTTGGTCAGATCCAAAAATCAATAGAGATAAACGTGACCAAGCGGCAATTCGTAAAGCCTTAACAATTCTTTACGATAGGCTAGATTCTAGCTACTCTCGATCTAACTTAAACTGTGCAGTTTATAATAAATTAAGCGAAAAAGAACAAGTCGATTATGCTTTATCGTTATTATGATGCAAACTAATTTAATATGCCCCTATAAGCGTTGTAGGAGTTGCTATCTTGAATATGAAGGCTATCCTTTATTCTGTAAAGACTGCCTAACGTGGACAAAGTTAGAAGCTCATATACCGACAATGGAACGAATTGAAACGCGGAATAATCGTCAAATATCCCTATTGGATTTTGTCCCAGGCGAATTGAGGGAAGTTGCTTAAAGCCAGTATGGGCAAGAATCTGCCGGCAGATTTGGCTATTATAAGACCTTCTTTTTCTGAATTGATTATTGATAGAAATAGCAAATATATCAATAAATTTATTTCTGAGGTGATAAACTGATAGTAATACGCTCTGCTGGGAAGCAACGTAGGCCAGGCGAAAGCTAAAACAGGCCCAGGTAAGGCTATTCACTGCGAATCCCCTGCCTGGGTTTTGTTTGGCCCCTGGCTATCGCTTGGTCAAAATCCTGGGGAGTCCTGAGGGGCAAAGCCCCTCGTGTAATCTGGGGGATGACGCACGAACCCTATAGGGGTCGGGCCGAGCGAATAAGTGTTTTGAGCCTTGGCCGCCTGGCGTTGAAGTTTTCCAGGTTGATCGCATTTCCTGGTTATTTTCTGAGAAAGGTATGGAAATAACCTATTAGAAAAACTGATGAGTCAGCCTACCACGCGGTAGCTTTTGTGAGAGAAAAGTATAAGTAGACTTATCATTGAGCTTTTTCTCTAACGGTAATGTTAGATAAACCTCTTATGTGATAGGGCGATAGATAGCTCTGACTTATACCCGATCGCTGATGCCTGTCTTATCTACCTAGCGGTTAGCTCTATTTGTCTAGATTTGCTGTGATAAAAATAAAAGAAGGCCGCGATAACGGCCTTCCCAAAAAAACAAAAAATATCTATCCCTATTTTATCGTGATTAACTTAAATTCCAATACCCAACCAATTAGACTTCCTAATATAGTTTCTCCCTTTAGAGAAATATATGATTCTGGGTTAACCCCCCCTACTAACAGGGGGTCAGAATGCAATTTTGTATCACACGGATACCATTTATCAGAGAATTTTAGCAGTCGAATTGATTGGTTCCAGGGGACGTTTGTTCTAGAGAATCTTGAAACCCTCTCAGCAATGAAAAAGCTGATCATGTTAGACGGCGATCAGATTTTGCATGAGGGAGATCCATTTCACTCTGGTAAGCGATGGGAACATCATGGCCGGTCTGCCTACGGATTGATGTGGGCCTGGGATGATCCATCAGAAGATCGCCCTGGTAAGGGATGGATTTGTATAAAGGGGTCATACCTGAGTTACATGGAACCTGAGGCCGTGCAGTGCCTCCTCAGGATTTTGATTTTGGATTATGGGGTCAAGACAACCCGCTTAGACTTTGCCCTAGACGATTACAGTAAGGCAGTTACGCCCTATCAGGTGCTACAGGCTGGTTTTGCCCGTCAGTTTGCCAGGTTTAAGCGGCCGCCACGGTTTAGTGGTGATGCTGCGGATGGCTCGCTCACGGTAACGTTTGGATCTAGGTTCAGTGACAAACTTCTCAGGGTCTACGACAAGGCTAAGGAATCCAAGGGCGAGATAGATGCAATCCGCTGGGAGATTGAATTTAAGGACGAAGTAGCCCATGCTCACGCTTGCCAGTTCATAGACTGCCCATGGGCAGAACTCCCCTACGAGTTTGTGGCCCAGGCGGTAGTTGGCTCAATCGAGTTTTGCGAGGTTGGGGAGGGGCGACGCTCTTTTAGTAGCTACTGCTTGCTGCCCTGGTGGGAGGCGTTCAAAGCCGCTATTGGCTCTATCCGTCTGCCAGTGCCGCGAAAGCCCCAAACTTTGGAACGTAGACGGCAATGG contains:
- a CDS encoding replication initiation factor domain-containing protein is translated as MKKLIMLDGDQILHEGDPFHSGKRWEHHGRSAYGLMWAWDDPSEDRPGKGWICIKGSYLSYMEPEAVQCLLRILILDYGVKTTRLDFALDDYSKAVTPYQVLQAGFARQFARFKRPPRFSGDAADGSLTVTFGSRFSDKLLRVYDKAKESKGEIDAIRWEIEFKDEVAHAHACQFIDCPWAELPYEFVAQAVVGSIEFCEVGEGRRSFSSYCLLPWWEAFKAAIGSIRLPVPRKPQTLERRRQWMRSAWSKTLAGMSLVFGSEVVVRGIVAGLMQTGRDRLTSTDLNLFKVWQYEHELQCQT
- a CDS encoding replication initiation factor domain-containing protein is translated as LDGDQILHEGDPFHSGKRWEHHGRSAYGLMWAWDDPSEDRPGKGWICIKGSYLSYMEPEAVQCLLRILILDYGVKTTRLDFALDDYSKAVTPYQVLQAGFARQFARFKRPPRFSGDAADGSLTVTFGSRFSDKLLRVYDKAKESKGEIDAIRWEIEFKDEVAHAHACQFIDCPWAELPYEFVAQAVVGSIEFCEVGEGRRSFSSYCLLPWWEAFKAAIGSIRLPVPRKPQTLERRRQWMRSAWSKTLAGMSLVFGSEVVVRGIVAGLMQTGRDRLTSTDLNLFKVWQYEHELQCQT
- a CDS encoding replication initiation factor domain-containing protein is translated as MKKLIMLDGDQILHEGDPFHSGKRWEHHGRSAYGLMWAWDDPSEDRPGKGWICIKGSYLSYMEPEAVQCLLRILILDYGVKTTRLDFALDDYSKAVTPYQVLQAGFARQFARFKRPPRFSGDAADGSLTVTFGSRFSDKLLRVYDKAKESKGEIDAIRWEIEFKDEVAHAHACQFIDCPWAELPYEFVAQAVVGSIEFCEVGEGRRSFSSYCLLPWWEAFKAAIGSIRLPVPRKPQTLERRRQWMRSAWSKTLAGMSLVFGSEVVVRGIVAGLMQTGRDRLTSTDLNLFKVWQYEHELQCQT